In a genomic window of Telopea speciosissima isolate NSW1024214 ecotype Mountain lineage chromosome 5, Tspe_v1, whole genome shotgun sequence:
- the LOC122663154 gene encoding glucose-1-phosphate adenylyltransferase large subunit, chloroplastic/amyloplastic-like gives MVCSSLKAVEERFEDGKVMVSQVGLLAGTAATVAAAVADPELLMLAFCLCWLKLRSLVLKLVMGGVIGEGVMVIYCLAYYQNIKREAEGLLSMKWFQGTADAVREFTCVFEDAKTKNVENILILSGDHLYRMDYMGVVQKHIDTNADITVSCIPMNDSRASDYGLMKIDKSGRIIQFAEKPKGFDLKAMQVDTTILGLTQQEAMESPYIASMGVYVFRTEVLLKLLTWKYPMCNDFGSEIIPSAVKECNVQAYLFNDYWEDIGTIKSFFDANLALTEQPPRFEWRFQ, from the exons ATGGTTTGCTCTTCTTTGAAGGCTGTTGAAGAGAGATTTGAGGACGGGAAGGTGATGGTGTCACAAGTGGGCTTACTGGCTGGGACTGCAGCTacggttgctgctgctgttgcagatcctgagctattgatGCTGGCATTCTGTCTGTGCTGGTTAAAGCTGAGATCGTTGGTGTTGAAACTTGTGATGGGGGGAGTGATTGGAGAAGGGGTGATG GTTATTTACTGTCTTGCGTACTACCAAAACATAAAGAGAGAGGCTGAAGGTCTTCTATCTATGAAGTGGTTTCAAGGAACAGCTGATGCTGTAAGGGAATTTACGTGTGTCTTTGAG GATGCCAAAACCAAGAATGTTGAGAATATTTTGATATTGTCTGGTGACCATCTTTATAGGATGGATTATATGGGTGTTGTGCAG AAGCATATTGACACAAATGCTGATATTACAGTTTCATGTATTCCCATGAATGACAG CCGTGCATCAGATTATGGGTTGATGAAGATCGACAAGTCTGGACGGATTATCCAATTTGCCGAGAAACCTAAGGGTTTTGACCTAAAAGCAATG CAAGTTGACACCACTATCCTTGGGTTGACTCAACAAGAAGCCATGGAATCTCCTTACATTGCATCAATGGGCGTCTATGTATTCAGAACAGAGGTTCTACTTAAGCTTTTGACATGGAAATATCCCATGTGCAATGACTTTGGATCTGAAATCATTCCATCAGCTGTGAAGGAGTGCAATGTCCAA GCATATTTATTCAATGACTATTGGGAGGACATTGGAACAATCAAATCGTTCTTTGATGCTAACTTGGCGCTTACAGAACAG